A window of Drosophila subobscura isolate 14011-0131.10 chromosome E, UCBerk_Dsub_1.0, whole genome shotgun sequence contains these coding sequences:
- the LOC117891344 gene encoding uncharacterized protein LOC117891344 isoform X8, whose translation MASFFDCFNNFVQKGGNVEENVASDDTKVEGQQPRQSRMETTAPLSPTPSNGSSTISAPSESSFGEKMEHSYIRDAPRSEVSNGLAPTRHILVNHPPQCTNCHTYPQQEQEPEQTHAPPYDEISAKESMNECARISKYVKNINSDEQDWVARINQSTWSPIQKTLFDRVSSILDLDQLARLANDKRQHEAVHRRVSVDKSASRMRRALGSVAWDQRITQWLHTLLMQSLPPSYMASYLDMMQTLKTKLPTLMDKLLFSRPLSNNQELLAPVMKKRWEPIILPKNRQLPHNAIMVVLSNMPASSHVPERMSKWYRSLATICQVVQITLPNTNDRIANQNLDQVAEVIVCLTRVRINELRAENPTRGIILVGFNAGASLALQVALSESLACVVCMGFAYNTLRGPRGAPDDRILDIKAPILFVIGQNSARSSQEEMESLRERMQSETSLVVVGSADDALRVPKSKRRIEGVTQSMVDAMVVDEIYEFVNKTLMDPPGPRVPTALPSQGIQRGQYKVQGLAYDKGGAGNQQNRKRKVDGGLDESGMPNAKSKFVPHIGRPRTRPLPQPNTATPAGSGSGSGIPHNGVIDAETLNQSIEFILDDSLDSDDAATATGSGSLAGVAAGLLIPKVTASGAGGAIKSLPTTVNLAAGTKIKMIPSNQFVQLKSLTPQNKLINYTMNKPTTAATIGSIVKTLPSSTAGGQQYFTLKTPTGQTTKFVATASPVGAAAAAAAGGAATPQQKYTVFKNASGMTMLQLNKNQSGNVDLSSIIDMPIVFADNEGNIPEGQKDPKIVPATPGRTSNSKSPIIISQKIIKESAKPNSSPLVTKVGNNIVLNKGIQQLFTNTQGGTTTTIGGHNKVVILNRNQMKPMGNMVTPGQRLPIRIVSSTPKGASVSSSSPGSSLVLDPATGSLKPMNVQTIKSSSTASTLPSGTLRHTGNISVGNKTYPQFQVINSGSPGTQQKSTTVAGDGKMPMGNVSIKSGTGIKQVPVLMLANRTSAGSSPASTTPGGAAVRRVVNISSMAKLSPSQATSDSKVVKLQPTSLSISKQSQK comes from the exons ATGGCTTCGTTCTTCGACTGCTTCAACAATTTCGTGCAAAAGGGCGGCAATGTGGAGGAGAATGTTGCTTCGGACGACACCAAGGTAGAGGGACAGCAGCCGCGACAGTCAAGAATGGAAACGACAGCTCCCCTATCTCCTACGCCCAGCAATGGT TCCAGCACCATTTCGGCTCCCAGTGAATCGTCGTTTGGCGAGAAAATGGAACACAGTTATATACGCGATGCGCCACGTTCCGAGGTATCCAATGGCCTGGCACCTACACGCCACATCCTGGTTAACCATCCGCCGCAGTGCACCAACTGCCACACATATccgcagcaggaacaggagccgGAGCAGACACATGCCCCACCCTACGATGAGATATCCGCCAAGGAATCGATGAACGAGTGCGCCAGAATCTCCAAGTATGTGAAGAACATTAATTCCGATGAGCAGGACTGGGTGGCACGCATAAATCA ATCTACCTGGAGCCCGATACAAAAGACACTGTTCGACCGGGTTAGCAGCATACTCGATCTGGATCAGTTGGCGCGTCTGGCGAACGATAAGCGTCAGCACGAGGCTGTGCATCGTCGTGTGAGCGTGGACAAGTCCGCTTCCCGGATGCGTCGGGCCTTGGGCAGCGTCGCCTGGGATCAGCGCATCACTCAGTGGCTGCATACACTGCTGATGCAGTCCCTGCCGCCCTCGTACATGGCCTCCTATCTGGACATGATGCAAACACTGAAAACCAAGCTGCCGACTCTGATGGACAAGCTGCTGTTTAGTCGGCCACTCAGCAATAACCAGGAGCTGCTCGCTCCCGTCATGAAGAAGCGTTGGGAGCCAATTATTCTGCCCAAGAATCGTCAGCTGCCGCACAATGCCATCATGGTGGTGCTGTCCAATATGCCCGCCAGCAGCCATGTGCCAGAGCGCATGAGCAAATGGTATCGCTCCCTGGCCACAATCTGTCAGGTTGTCCAAATCACATTGCCCAACACGA ACGATAGGATTGCCAATCAAAATCTGGATCAGGTGGCCGAAGTCATTGTATGCCTCACGCGTGTCCGCATCAACGAGCTGCGTGCCGAGAATCCAACACGTGGCATCATCCTGGTCGGCTTCAATGCCGGCGCATCACTGGCCCTACAGGTGGCCCTCTCTGAGAGCCTGGCCTGTGTCGTCTGCATGGGCTTTGCCTACAACACATTGCGCGGTCCTCGTGGCGCACCCGATGACCGCATTCTGGACATCAAGGCGCCCATTCTGTTTGTGATTGGGCAGAACTCGGCacgcagcagccaggaggaaATGGAATCGCTGCGCGAGCGTATGCAATCGGAAACTTCGCTGGTGGTCGTCGGCAGTGCGGACGATGCCCTGCGTGTGCCCAAGAGCAAGCGACGCATCGAGGGCGTCACCCAATCCATGGTGGATGCCATGGTGGTG GACGAAATCTATGAGTTTGTGAACAAAACACTGATGGATCCTCCGGGTCCGCGTGTACCCACGGCCCTGCCCAGCCAAGGCATACAGCGCGGCCAATACAAGGTGCAGGGCCTGGCATACGAcaagggaggagcaggaaacCAGCAGAATCGCAAGCGTAAGGTTGATGGTGGGCTGGACGAGAGCGGAATGCCGAATGCCAAGAGCAAGTTTGTGCCACACA TTGGAAGACCTCGCACACGCCCACTGCCACAGCCGAATACAGCCACTccagctggctctggctctggttctggcatCCCGCACAATGGTGTAATCGACGCAGAGACACTAAATCAATCCATTGAATTCATACTAGATGACAGTCTGGACAGCGATGATGCTGCAACGGCAACTGGATCTGGGTCCCTAGCAGGAGTAGCTGCTGGATTGCTGATACCCAAGGTGACCGCATCCGGGGCTGGTGGAGCCATCAAGTCGCTTCCGACGACGGTTAACTTGGCCGCTGGCACCAAAATCAAGATGATACCCTCCAATCAGTTTGTCCAACTCAAATCCCTGACGCCTCAAAACAAACTGATCAATTACACGATGAACAAGCCCACCACAGCGGCCACCATTGGCAGCATTGTGAAGACTCTGCCCAGCTCCACCGCGGGCGGACAACAGTACTTCACCCTCAAGACGCCGACGGGGCAGACAACGAAATTTGTGGCCACCGCGTCGCCAGttggcgctgcagcagcagcagcagcaggaggagcggcGACACCGCAACAAAAGTATACGGTGTTCAAGAATGCCAGCGGCATGACCATGCTGCAGTTGAACAAGAATCAGTCAGGCAATGTGGATCTATCGAGCATCATCGATATGCCGATTGTGTTTGCCGACAATGAGGGCAACATACCCGAAGGGCAGAAGGATCCAAAGATAG TGCCAGCCACACCCGGTCGCACCTCCAACAGCAAAAGTCCGATCATAATCAGTCAGAAGATCATCAAGGAAAGCGCCAAGCCAAACAGCTCTCCGCTCGTCACTAAAGTGGGCAACAACATTGTCCTCAACAAGGGTATCCAGCAGCTGTTCACCAACACACAAGGTGGCACGACCACCACGATTGGTGGCCACAACAAGGTGGTCATTCTCAATCGGAATCAGATGAAGCCGATGGGCAATATGGTAACCCCAGGACAGCGCCTGCCCATACGTATTGTCAGCAGCACTCCGAAGGGTGCCtctgtcagcagcagcagccctggCAGTTCGCTCGTGCTAGATCCCGCCACAGGATCCCTAAAGCCCATGAATGTGCAGACGATAAAGTCGTCGTCAACAGCGTCGACCCTACCCTCGGGCACACTCCGTCATACGGGCAACATTAGCGTGGGCAACAAGACGTACCCACAGTTTCAGGTGATCAACAGTGGCAGCCCGGGAACGCAGCAAAAGTCCACAACAGTGGCGGGAGACGGCAAGATGCCCATGGGGAATGTGAGCATCAAGTCTGGCACAGGCATCAAGCAGGTCCCCGTGCTGATGCTGGCAAATCGTACGTCTGCTGGGTCGTCTCCAGCATCCACCACTCCTGGCGGCGCTGCCGTACGCCGTGTCGTCAACATTTCCTCTATGGCCAAGCTGAGTCCTAGCCAGGCCACCTCAGACTCGAAGGTTGTCAAGCTACAACCGACGAGCCTGTCAATTTCAAAGCAGAGTCAGAAGTAA
- the LOC117891344 gene encoding uncharacterized protein LOC117891344 isoform X6: protein MASFFDCFNNFVQKGGNVEENVASDDTKVEGQQPRQSRMETTAPLSPTPSNGSSTISAPSESSFGEKMEHSYIRDAPRSEVSNGLAPTRHILVNHPPQCTNCHTYPQQEQEPEQTHAPPYDEISAKESMNECARISKYVKNINSDEQDWVARINQSTWSPIQKTLFDRVSSILDLDQLARLANDKRQHEAVHRRVSVDKSASRMRRALGSVAWDQRITQWLHTLLMQSLPPSYMASYLDMMQTLKTKLPTLMDKLLFSRPLSNNQELLAPVMKKRWEPIILPKNRQLPHNAIMVVLSNMPASSHVPERMSKWYRSLATICQVVQITLPNTNDRIANQNLDQVAEVIVCLTRVRINELRAENPTRGIILVGFNAGASLALQVALSESLACVVCMGFAYNTLRGPRGAPDDRILDIKAPILFVIGQNSARSSQEEMESLRERMQSETSLVVVGSADDALRVPKSKRRIEGVTQSMVDAMVVDEIYEFVNKTLMDPPGPRVPTALPSQGIQRGQYKVQGLAYDKGGAGNQQNRKRKVDGGLDESGMPNAKSKFVPHSRRPKATRLVDPFAPKRKVLPPPVGRPRTRPLPQPNTATPAGSGSGSGIPHNGVIDAETLNQSIEFILDDSLDSDDAATATGSGSLAGVAAGLLIPKVTASGAGGAIKSLPTTVNLAAGTKIKMIPSNQFVQLKSLTPQNKLINYTMNKPTTAATIGSIVKTLPSSTAGGQQYFTLKTPTGQTTKFVATASPVGAAAAAAAGGAATPQQKYTVFKNASGMTMLQLNKNQSGNVDLSSIIDMPIVFADNEGNIPEGQKDPKIVPATPGRTSNSKSPIIISQKIIKESAKPNSSPLVTKVGNNIVLNKGIQQLFTNTQGGTTTTIGGHNKVVILNRNQMKPMGNMVTPGQRLPIRIVSSTPKGASVSSSSPGSSLVLDPATGSLKPMNVQTIKSSSTASTLPSGTLRHTGNISVGNKTYPQFQVINSGSPGTQQKSTTVAGDGKMPMGNVSIKSGTGIKQVPVLMLANRTSAGSSPASTTPGGAAVRRVVNISSMAKLSPSQATSDSKVVKLQPTSLSISKQSQK from the exons ATGGCTTCGTTCTTCGACTGCTTCAACAATTTCGTGCAAAAGGGCGGCAATGTGGAGGAGAATGTTGCTTCGGACGACACCAAGGTAGAGGGACAGCAGCCGCGACAGTCAAGAATGGAAACGACAGCTCCCCTATCTCCTACGCCCAGCAATGGT TCCAGCACCATTTCGGCTCCCAGTGAATCGTCGTTTGGCGAGAAAATGGAACACAGTTATATACGCGATGCGCCACGTTCCGAGGTATCCAATGGCCTGGCACCTACACGCCACATCCTGGTTAACCATCCGCCGCAGTGCACCAACTGCCACACATATccgcagcaggaacaggagccgGAGCAGACACATGCCCCACCCTACGATGAGATATCCGCCAAGGAATCGATGAACGAGTGCGCCAGAATCTCCAAGTATGTGAAGAACATTAATTCCGATGAGCAGGACTGGGTGGCACGCATAAATCA ATCTACCTGGAGCCCGATACAAAAGACACTGTTCGACCGGGTTAGCAGCATACTCGATCTGGATCAGTTGGCGCGTCTGGCGAACGATAAGCGTCAGCACGAGGCTGTGCATCGTCGTGTGAGCGTGGACAAGTCCGCTTCCCGGATGCGTCGGGCCTTGGGCAGCGTCGCCTGGGATCAGCGCATCACTCAGTGGCTGCATACACTGCTGATGCAGTCCCTGCCGCCCTCGTACATGGCCTCCTATCTGGACATGATGCAAACACTGAAAACCAAGCTGCCGACTCTGATGGACAAGCTGCTGTTTAGTCGGCCACTCAGCAATAACCAGGAGCTGCTCGCTCCCGTCATGAAGAAGCGTTGGGAGCCAATTATTCTGCCCAAGAATCGTCAGCTGCCGCACAATGCCATCATGGTGGTGCTGTCCAATATGCCCGCCAGCAGCCATGTGCCAGAGCGCATGAGCAAATGGTATCGCTCCCTGGCCACAATCTGTCAGGTTGTCCAAATCACATTGCCCAACACGA ACGATAGGATTGCCAATCAAAATCTGGATCAGGTGGCCGAAGTCATTGTATGCCTCACGCGTGTCCGCATCAACGAGCTGCGTGCCGAGAATCCAACACGTGGCATCATCCTGGTCGGCTTCAATGCCGGCGCATCACTGGCCCTACAGGTGGCCCTCTCTGAGAGCCTGGCCTGTGTCGTCTGCATGGGCTTTGCCTACAACACATTGCGCGGTCCTCGTGGCGCACCCGATGACCGCATTCTGGACATCAAGGCGCCCATTCTGTTTGTGATTGGGCAGAACTCGGCacgcagcagccaggaggaaATGGAATCGCTGCGCGAGCGTATGCAATCGGAAACTTCGCTGGTGGTCGTCGGCAGTGCGGACGATGCCCTGCGTGTGCCCAAGAGCAAGCGACGCATCGAGGGCGTCACCCAATCCATGGTGGATGCCATGGTGGTG GACGAAATCTATGAGTTTGTGAACAAAACACTGATGGATCCTCCGGGTCCGCGTGTACCCACGGCCCTGCCCAGCCAAGGCATACAGCGCGGCCAATACAAGGTGCAGGGCCTGGCATACGAcaagggaggagcaggaaacCAGCAGAATCGCAAGCGTAAGGTTGATGGTGGGCTGGACGAGAGCGGAATGCCGAATGCCAAGAGCAAGTTTGTGCCACACA GCCGCAGGCCGAAGGCAACGCGTCTTGTTGATCCATTTGCTCCCAAGCGAAAGG TTTTACCCCCTCCAGTTGGAAGACCTCGCACACGCCCACTGCCACAGCCGAATACAGCCACTccagctggctctggctctggttctggcatCCCGCACAATGGTGTAATCGACGCAGAGACACTAAATCAATCCATTGAATTCATACTAGATGACAGTCTGGACAGCGATGATGCTGCAACGGCAACTGGATCTGGGTCCCTAGCAGGAGTAGCTGCTGGATTGCTGATACCCAAGGTGACCGCATCCGGGGCTGGTGGAGCCATCAAGTCGCTTCCGACGACGGTTAACTTGGCCGCTGGCACCAAAATCAAGATGATACCCTCCAATCAGTTTGTCCAACTCAAATCCCTGACGCCTCAAAACAAACTGATCAATTACACGATGAACAAGCCCACCACAGCGGCCACCATTGGCAGCATTGTGAAGACTCTGCCCAGCTCCACCGCGGGCGGACAACAGTACTTCACCCTCAAGACGCCGACGGGGCAGACAACGAAATTTGTGGCCACCGCGTCGCCAGttggcgctgcagcagcagcagcagcaggaggagcggcGACACCGCAACAAAAGTATACGGTGTTCAAGAATGCCAGCGGCATGACCATGCTGCAGTTGAACAAGAATCAGTCAGGCAATGTGGATCTATCGAGCATCATCGATATGCCGATTGTGTTTGCCGACAATGAGGGCAACATACCCGAAGGGCAGAAGGATCCAAAGATAG TGCCAGCCACACCCGGTCGCACCTCCAACAGCAAAAGTCCGATCATAATCAGTCAGAAGATCATCAAGGAAAGCGCCAAGCCAAACAGCTCTCCGCTCGTCACTAAAGTGGGCAACAACATTGTCCTCAACAAGGGTATCCAGCAGCTGTTCACCAACACACAAGGTGGCACGACCACCACGATTGGTGGCCACAACAAGGTGGTCATTCTCAATCGGAATCAGATGAAGCCGATGGGCAATATGGTAACCCCAGGACAGCGCCTGCCCATACGTATTGTCAGCAGCACTCCGAAGGGTGCCtctgtcagcagcagcagccctggCAGTTCGCTCGTGCTAGATCCCGCCACAGGATCCCTAAAGCCCATGAATGTGCAGACGATAAAGTCGTCGTCAACAGCGTCGACCCTACCCTCGGGCACACTCCGTCATACGGGCAACATTAGCGTGGGCAACAAGACGTACCCACAGTTTCAGGTGATCAACAGTGGCAGCCCGGGAACGCAGCAAAAGTCCACAACAGTGGCGGGAGACGGCAAGATGCCCATGGGGAATGTGAGCATCAAGTCTGGCACAGGCATCAAGCAGGTCCCCGTGCTGATGCTGGCAAATCGTACGTCTGCTGGGTCGTCTCCAGCATCCACCACTCCTGGCGGCGCTGCCGTACGCCGTGTCGTCAACATTTCCTCTATGGCCAAGCTGAGTCCTAGCCAGGCCACCTCAGACTCGAAGGTTGTCAAGCTACAACCGACGAGCCTGTCAATTTCAAAGCAGAGTCAGAAGTAA
- the LOC117891344 gene encoding uncharacterized protein LOC117891344 isoform X7, translating to MASFFDCFNNFVQKGGNVEENVASDDTKVEGQQPRQSRMETTAPLSPTPSNGSSTISAPSESSFGEKMEHSYIRDAPRSEVSNGLAPTRHILVNHPPQCTNCHTYPQQEQEPEQTHAPPYDEISAKESMNECARISKYVKNINSDEQDWVARINQSTWSPIQKTLFDRVSSILDLDQLARLANDKRQHEAVHRRVSVDKSASRMRRALGSVAWDQRITQWLHTLLMQSLPPSYMASYLDMMQTLKTKLPTLMDKLLFSRPLSNNQELLAPVMKKRWEPIILPKNRQLPHNAIMVVLSNMPASSHVPERMSKWYRSLATICQVVQITLPNTNDRIANQNLDQVAEVIVCLTRVRINELRAENPTRGIILVGFNAGASLALQVALSESLACVVCMGFAYNTLRGPRGAPDDRILDIKAPILFVIGQNSARSSQEEMESLRERMQSETSLVVVGSADDALRVPKSKRRIEGVTQSMVDAMVVDEIYEFVNKTLMDPPGPRVPTALPSQGIQRGQYKVQGLAYDKGGAGNQQNRKRKVDGGLDESGMPNAKSKFVPHSRRPKATRLVDPFAPKRKVGRPRTRPLPQPNTATPAGSGSGSGIPHNGVIDAETLNQSIEFILDDSLDSDDAATATGSGSLAGVAAGLLIPKVTASGAGGAIKSLPTTVNLAAGTKIKMIPSNQFVQLKSLTPQNKLINYTMNKPTTAATIGSIVKTLPSSTAGGQQYFTLKTPTGQTTKFVATASPVGAAAAAAAGGAATPQQKYTVFKNASGMTMLQLNKNQSGNVDLSSIIDMPIVFADNEGNIPEGQKDPKIVPATPGRTSNSKSPIIISQKIIKESAKPNSSPLVTKVGNNIVLNKGIQQLFTNTQGGTTTTIGGHNKVVILNRNQMKPMGNMVTPGQRLPIRIVSSTPKGASVSSSSPGSSLVLDPATGSLKPMNVQTIKSSSTASTLPSGTLRHTGNISVGNKTYPQFQVINSGSPGTQQKSTTVAGDGKMPMGNVSIKSGTGIKQVPVLMLANRTSAGSSPASTTPGGAAVRRVVNISSMAKLSPSQATSDSKVVKLQPTSLSISKQSQK from the exons ATGGCTTCGTTCTTCGACTGCTTCAACAATTTCGTGCAAAAGGGCGGCAATGTGGAGGAGAATGTTGCTTCGGACGACACCAAGGTAGAGGGACAGCAGCCGCGACAGTCAAGAATGGAAACGACAGCTCCCCTATCTCCTACGCCCAGCAATGGT TCCAGCACCATTTCGGCTCCCAGTGAATCGTCGTTTGGCGAGAAAATGGAACACAGTTATATACGCGATGCGCCACGTTCCGAGGTATCCAATGGCCTGGCACCTACACGCCACATCCTGGTTAACCATCCGCCGCAGTGCACCAACTGCCACACATATccgcagcaggaacaggagccgGAGCAGACACATGCCCCACCCTACGATGAGATATCCGCCAAGGAATCGATGAACGAGTGCGCCAGAATCTCCAAGTATGTGAAGAACATTAATTCCGATGAGCAGGACTGGGTGGCACGCATAAATCA ATCTACCTGGAGCCCGATACAAAAGACACTGTTCGACCGGGTTAGCAGCATACTCGATCTGGATCAGTTGGCGCGTCTGGCGAACGATAAGCGTCAGCACGAGGCTGTGCATCGTCGTGTGAGCGTGGACAAGTCCGCTTCCCGGATGCGTCGGGCCTTGGGCAGCGTCGCCTGGGATCAGCGCATCACTCAGTGGCTGCATACACTGCTGATGCAGTCCCTGCCGCCCTCGTACATGGCCTCCTATCTGGACATGATGCAAACACTGAAAACCAAGCTGCCGACTCTGATGGACAAGCTGCTGTTTAGTCGGCCACTCAGCAATAACCAGGAGCTGCTCGCTCCCGTCATGAAGAAGCGTTGGGAGCCAATTATTCTGCCCAAGAATCGTCAGCTGCCGCACAATGCCATCATGGTGGTGCTGTCCAATATGCCCGCCAGCAGCCATGTGCCAGAGCGCATGAGCAAATGGTATCGCTCCCTGGCCACAATCTGTCAGGTTGTCCAAATCACATTGCCCAACACGA ACGATAGGATTGCCAATCAAAATCTGGATCAGGTGGCCGAAGTCATTGTATGCCTCACGCGTGTCCGCATCAACGAGCTGCGTGCCGAGAATCCAACACGTGGCATCATCCTGGTCGGCTTCAATGCCGGCGCATCACTGGCCCTACAGGTGGCCCTCTCTGAGAGCCTGGCCTGTGTCGTCTGCATGGGCTTTGCCTACAACACATTGCGCGGTCCTCGTGGCGCACCCGATGACCGCATTCTGGACATCAAGGCGCCCATTCTGTTTGTGATTGGGCAGAACTCGGCacgcagcagccaggaggaaATGGAATCGCTGCGCGAGCGTATGCAATCGGAAACTTCGCTGGTGGTCGTCGGCAGTGCGGACGATGCCCTGCGTGTGCCCAAGAGCAAGCGACGCATCGAGGGCGTCACCCAATCCATGGTGGATGCCATGGTGGTG GACGAAATCTATGAGTTTGTGAACAAAACACTGATGGATCCTCCGGGTCCGCGTGTACCCACGGCCCTGCCCAGCCAAGGCATACAGCGCGGCCAATACAAGGTGCAGGGCCTGGCATACGAcaagggaggagcaggaaacCAGCAGAATCGCAAGCGTAAGGTTGATGGTGGGCTGGACGAGAGCGGAATGCCGAATGCCAAGAGCAAGTTTGTGCCACACA GCCGCAGGCCGAAGGCAACGCGTCTTGTTGATCCATTTGCTCCCAAGCGAAAGG TTGGAAGACCTCGCACACGCCCACTGCCACAGCCGAATACAGCCACTccagctggctctggctctggttctggcatCCCGCACAATGGTGTAATCGACGCAGAGACACTAAATCAATCCATTGAATTCATACTAGATGACAGTCTGGACAGCGATGATGCTGCAACGGCAACTGGATCTGGGTCCCTAGCAGGAGTAGCTGCTGGATTGCTGATACCCAAGGTGACCGCATCCGGGGCTGGTGGAGCCATCAAGTCGCTTCCGACGACGGTTAACTTGGCCGCTGGCACCAAAATCAAGATGATACCCTCCAATCAGTTTGTCCAACTCAAATCCCTGACGCCTCAAAACAAACTGATCAATTACACGATGAACAAGCCCACCACAGCGGCCACCATTGGCAGCATTGTGAAGACTCTGCCCAGCTCCACCGCGGGCGGACAACAGTACTTCACCCTCAAGACGCCGACGGGGCAGACAACGAAATTTGTGGCCACCGCGTCGCCAGttggcgctgcagcagcagcagcagcaggaggagcggcGACACCGCAACAAAAGTATACGGTGTTCAAGAATGCCAGCGGCATGACCATGCTGCAGTTGAACAAGAATCAGTCAGGCAATGTGGATCTATCGAGCATCATCGATATGCCGATTGTGTTTGCCGACAATGAGGGCAACATACCCGAAGGGCAGAAGGATCCAAAGATAG TGCCAGCCACACCCGGTCGCACCTCCAACAGCAAAAGTCCGATCATAATCAGTCAGAAGATCATCAAGGAAAGCGCCAAGCCAAACAGCTCTCCGCTCGTCACTAAAGTGGGCAACAACATTGTCCTCAACAAGGGTATCCAGCAGCTGTTCACCAACACACAAGGTGGCACGACCACCACGATTGGTGGCCACAACAAGGTGGTCATTCTCAATCGGAATCAGATGAAGCCGATGGGCAATATGGTAACCCCAGGACAGCGCCTGCCCATACGTATTGTCAGCAGCACTCCGAAGGGTGCCtctgtcagcagcagcagccctggCAGTTCGCTCGTGCTAGATCCCGCCACAGGATCCCTAAAGCCCATGAATGTGCAGACGATAAAGTCGTCGTCAACAGCGTCGACCCTACCCTCGGGCACACTCCGTCATACGGGCAACATTAGCGTGGGCAACAAGACGTACCCACAGTTTCAGGTGATCAACAGTGGCAGCCCGGGAACGCAGCAAAAGTCCACAACAGTGGCGGGAGACGGCAAGATGCCCATGGGGAATGTGAGCATCAAGTCTGGCACAGGCATCAAGCAGGTCCCCGTGCTGATGCTGGCAAATCGTACGTCTGCTGGGTCGTCTCCAGCATCCACCACTCCTGGCGGCGCTGCCGTACGCCGTGTCGTCAACATTTCCTCTATGGCCAAGCTGAGTCCTAGCCAGGCCACCTCAGACTCGAAGGTTGTCAAGCTACAACCGACGAGCCTGTCAATTTCAAAGCAGAGTCAGAAGTAA